A single Vigna radiata var. radiata cultivar VC1973A chromosome 8, Vradiata_ver6, whole genome shotgun sequence DNA region contains:
- the LOC106772097 gene encoding peptidyl-prolyl cis-trans isomerase FKBP16-4, chloroplastic — protein sequence MELSLFHHQHHPMMFLNCPISLTRTHTRLNKKNSYRLSCHCSCSSTKNTTAEPVTVSSLSIEGRRAFLSCLLTTFCGVYACDVAGAVSTSRRALRGAKIPESDYTTLPNGLKYYDLKVGNGAEAKKGSRVAIHYVAKWKGITFMTSRQGMGVGGGTPYGFDVGQSERGTVLKGLDLGVEGMRVGGQRLLIVPPELAYGSKGVQEIPPNSTIELDIELLSIKQSPFGTPVKIVEG from the exons ATGGAACTCTCTCTGTTCCACCATCAGCACCATCCTATGATGTTCCTCAATTGCCCCATTAGCTTAACAA GAACACACACAAGacttaacaagaaaaattcaTACAGGTTATCATGCCACTGTTCATGTTCTTCCACAAAAAACACTACAGCAGAACCAGTTACAGTTTCTTCTTTGAGTATTGAAGGAAGGAGAGCATTCCTCAGTTGTCTCCTCACAACTT TTTGTGGAGTCTATGCATGTGATGTGGCTGGAGCTGTTAGCACAAGTAGAAGAGCT CTAAGAGGAGCAAAAATTCCTGAAAGTGATTATACAACCTTGCCCAATGGCTTGAA GTACTATGATTTGAAGGTCGGGAATGGAGCCGAAGCTAAAAAGGGATCTCGTGTTGCA ATTCACTATGTGGCGAAATGGAAGGGTATCACCTTTATGACTAGTAGACAAGGAATGGGTGTTGGAGGAGGAACG CCCTATGGATTTGATGTAGGGCAATCAGAGAGAGGAACAGTCCTTAAAGGGTTGGATTTAGGTGTAGAGGGCATGCGAGTAGGAGGCCAG CGACTACTGATTGTTCCTCCTGAACTTGCCTATGGAAGCAAGGGAGTGCAAGAAATCCCTCCTAACTCAACGATTGAG TTGGACATTGAACTGCTTTCTATCAAACAAAGTCCATTTGG GACTCCTGTAAAGATAGTTGAAGGTTAA
- the LOC106771433 gene encoding uncharacterized protein LOC106771433, whose amino-acid sequence MALTPLKPVILKAAVPLAASLAGFIYAWILAKKNLSFKVFSSPENGCDDSSKLFSSAEDGESSTPMNRLVIHDKKSFSEHEITGLRNQIEGLQMRELAMRLQFELYCEMKAQESLLVEVRNMLSLENDRAEFLSKEISSIETETVRLESFVVQYMSVVEQLQYWRSQNRVLQRRVQKLLRDSKAKSRLIKVQALMIKEKEEELLRNHEDFQTRVCVINKLEGEIRELRRILEQLEEEKKEVVKKLETAEAEADASKLKKEKIHRKPLKYYLEVESGDVSKEEYNKVLNELEEMKKERSTEVEELMKQYEEHHEEGEFEGGLGFVQYDSEHDLHHNDSAESDHASSKRKKFLKTLKRWVEGSEKVRVKPEIIKQSSVSCGSKKSQVSSNSRFCSSA is encoded by the coding sequence atggCTCTCACACCACTCAAGCCAGTCATCCTCAAAGCTGCTGTTCCCTTGGCTGCATCTTTAGCTGGTTTTATCTATGCATGGATACTGGCAAAGAAAAACTTGTCTTTCAAGGTTTTTTCTTCGCCAGAAAATGGATGTGATGATTCTTCCAAGCTTTTTTCTTCAGCAGAAGATGGTGAATCATCTACTCCTATGAATAGGTTGGTGATCCATGACAAAAAGTCATTTTCGGAACACGAGATCACTGGCCTGAGAAACCAGATTGAAGGTCTTCAAATGAGGGAATTGGCCATGCGTTTGCAGTTTGAGCTGTACTGTGAAATGAAGGCACAAGAGTCTCTACTTGTTGAAGTCAGAAACATGTTGTCGTTGGAGAATGATCGTGCTGAGTTCTTAAGCAAAGAGATTTCTTCCATAGAGACCGAGACAGTGAGGTTGGAAAGTTTTGTAGTCCAATACATGAGTGTTGTTGAACAGCTTCAGTATTGGAGATCACAGAATAGGGTGCTTCAAAGGAGAGTTCAAAAGCTTCTCAGGGACTCCAAGGCCAAGTCTCGTTTGATAAAGGTGCAGGCTTTGATGatcaaagagaaagaagaagaacttTTGAGAAACCATGAGGATTTTCAAACAAGGGTATGCGTGATTAACAAGTTAGAGGGTGAAATCAGAGAGCTACGAAGGATTTTGGAGCAACTggaggaagagaagaaggaggTTGTGAAGAAGCTTGAAACagcagaagcagaagcagaTGCATCTAAGCTGAAGAAGGAAAAGATACATAGAAAAccattgaaatattatttggaGGTTGAATCAGGAGATGTGAGTAAGGAAGAGTACAACAAGGTTCTGAATGAATTGGAGGAGATGAAGAAGGAAAGATCAACTGAAGTTGAAGAGTTGATGAAGCAGTACGAAGAACATCATGAGGAGGGAGAGTTTGAAGGAGGCTTAGGATTTGTGCAGTATGATTCAGAGCATGATTTGCATCACAATGATTCTGCTGAGAGTGATCATGCTTcttcaaaaaggaaaaagtttcttAAGACTCTGAAAAGGTGGGTTGAAGGAAGTGAAAAGGTAAGAGTGAAGCCTGAAATTATCAAACAATCTTCTGTTTCCTGTGGATCAAAGAAATCTCAAGTTTCTTCAAATTCAAGGTTCTGTTCCAGTGCTTGA